A region of Bradyrhizobium sp. SZCCHNS1050 DNA encodes the following proteins:
- a CDS encoding glutathione S-transferase family protein, with protein sequence MITLFGLGAGFGLPEISPFVTKTEVQLKMAGLAFRKQRAMPPASPKGQLPFIDDGGELIADSTFIRAHVERKYGFDFDHGLDVRARAQAWGFERMIEHHLYFALVGARWVDPVNFAKGPAHFFDGVPADKREKLREDAQFRVAENYLISGLGRHAPDEDVDLAARSLRALSVQLGDRPYLMGDRPCGTDATAFAVVAGILTPFFESELRRRTESFGNLVAYAERMMAQYFPEFEWGRAAEAA encoded by the coding sequence ATGATCACATTGTTCGGTTTGGGCGCGGGCTTCGGCCTGCCGGAGATCAGCCCCTTCGTCACCAAGACGGAGGTGCAATTGAAGATGGCGGGCCTCGCTTTTCGGAAGCAGCGGGCGATGCCGCCGGCGTCGCCGAAGGGGCAACTGCCCTTCATCGACGACGGCGGCGAGCTGATCGCCGATTCGACCTTCATCCGCGCCCATGTCGAGCGCAAATATGGCTTCGACTTCGATCATGGACTCGACGTGCGCGCGCGGGCGCAGGCCTGGGGGTTCGAGCGCATGATCGAGCATCACCTGTATTTCGCGCTGGTCGGGGCGCGCTGGGTCGATCCGGTCAACTTCGCCAAGGGGCCGGCCCACTTCTTCGACGGCGTGCCGGCCGACAAGCGTGAGAAGCTGCGCGAGGACGCGCAGTTTCGCGTCGCCGAGAACTATCTGATCTCCGGGCTCGGCCGCCACGCGCCGGACGAGGACGTCGATCTCGCCGCACGCTCGCTGCGCGCGCTGTCGGTGCAGCTCGGCGACCGGCCCTATCTGATGGGCGATCGTCCTTGCGGCACCGATGCGACGGCGTTCGCCGTCGTCGCCGGCATCCTCACGCCGTTCTTCGAGTCCGAGCTGCGCCGCCGCACCGAAAGCTTCGGCAATCTGGTCGCCTATGCCGAGCGCATGATGGCGCAATATTTTCCGGAGTTCGAATGGGGCAGGGCGGCCGAGGCGGCGTGA